One genomic region from Spirosoma sp. KCTC 42546 encodes:
- a CDS encoding endonuclease/exonuclease/phosphatase family protein, which translates to MRVLIFILFSSLFISESSFAQKDTPITVATYNLRYDNKGDGINAWPNRKENVKALVKFHEFDLFGTQEALRNQLNDVAELNEFAFLGAGRDDGKEAGEHSAIFYKKDRFKPLQSGNFWLSETPDKPGKGWDATCCNRICSWAKFNDLKTKKEFYFFSVHFDHQGVEARRQSGKLMVEKIKEIAKNVPVILVGDFNSTPETEQIKMIQTLLSDAHNVTATPPYGPEGTFNSFKFDAPMQNRIDYIFVSKQFDVLKYGVLTDAKEQRYPSDHQPVMVKVILK; encoded by the coding sequence ATGCGTGTATTGATTTTTATTCTGTTCAGTAGTTTGTTTATCAGCGAATCTTCGTTTGCCCAAAAAGATACCCCGATTACGGTGGCTACTTACAACCTTCGCTACGATAACAAAGGCGATGGGATCAATGCCTGGCCTAATCGGAAAGAGAATGTGAAAGCCCTGGTGAAGTTTCACGAATTTGATCTGTTTGGAACCCAGGAAGCCCTGCGTAATCAGTTAAACGACGTTGCCGAACTCAACGAGTTCGCCTTTTTAGGTGCTGGTCGCGATGATGGCAAAGAAGCGGGAGAACACTCGGCGATATTTTATAAAAAAGATCGGTTTAAACCCCTGCAATCGGGTAATTTCTGGCTGAGCGAAACCCCCGACAAACCCGGCAAAGGCTGGGATGCTACCTGCTGCAACCGCATCTGTTCCTGGGCAAAATTCAACGACCTGAAGACGAAAAAAGAGTTCTACTTTTTCAGCGTTCACTTCGATCACCAGGGCGTTGAAGCGCGTCGGCAATCGGGAAAGCTGATGGTTGAGAAGATTAAGGAAATCGCGAAAAATGTACCCGTAATCCTCGTCGGCGATTTTAACTCAACGCCCGAAACGGAACAGATTAAAATGATACAGACGCTCCTGAGCGATGCGCATAACGTAACGGCTACACCACCGTATGGACCAGAAGGTACCTTTAATAGCTTCAAATTTGATGCGCCGATGCAGAATCGGATTGACTACATTTTTGTCAGTAAGCAATTCGATGTACTGAAATATGGCGTCCTGACTGACGCAAAAGAACAGCGATATCCGTCTGACCATCAGCCTGTTATGGTGAAAGTAATTTTGAAATAA
- a CDS encoding PLP-dependent aspartate aminotransferase family protein — protein sequence MHFDTLALRATHQPDPVTGVVVPPIYLSTTYARNEANELPAHYLYTRPNNPTREALEKALATLEGGAVGMAFGSGQAATMTLFQALRPGDHVLLSTDAYYGTPALLEQVFHPWGLTYTRVDMSDLDAVKASIHENTRVVWCETPSNPMLDITDLLSVSQLAHEMGAICVCDNTWATPVLQRPFDFNCDVVMHSTTKYLSGHSDVLGGALIFKEDNEFAQRIRQLQGLSGAVPSPFDCWLISRGIKTLGVRVRAQSLTAQSIAEFLESHPAVEKVHYPGLASHASHALVQQQMNGPGAMLSVQVKGGPEEAIRFIGKLNLFTRATSLGGVESLIEHRASAEGPTSITPKNLLRMSVGLEYADDLIADLAQALA from the coding sequence ATGCACTTCGATACGCTCGCCCTCCGCGCTACGCACCAGCCCGACCCAGTCACGGGAGTTGTAGTGCCTCCCATTTATTTGTCAACAACCTATGCCCGCAACGAAGCCAACGAGTTGCCGGCCCACTACCTCTACACCCGCCCGAACAACCCAACCCGGGAAGCGCTGGAGAAGGCACTCGCGACCCTCGAAGGGGGAGCTGTAGGTATGGCCTTCGGGTCAGGACAGGCAGCCACAATGACCCTATTTCAGGCTTTACGTCCTGGTGATCATGTGCTGTTGTCAACGGATGCCTATTACGGCACCCCTGCCCTGCTCGAACAGGTATTTCATCCCTGGGGTCTGACGTACACGCGGGTAGACATGAGCGATCTTGATGCAGTAAAAGCCTCTATTCACGAAAACACCCGTGTCGTCTGGTGCGAAACGCCATCAAACCCGATGCTCGACATCACTGATTTGCTATCCGTCAGCCAATTAGCGCATGAGATGGGGGCCATTTGTGTGTGCGATAATACCTGGGCTACGCCCGTACTGCAACGCCCATTCGACTTCAACTGCGATGTAGTTATGCACTCGACCACCAAATACCTGAGTGGGCACAGTGACGTATTGGGCGGTGCCCTGATTTTTAAAGAAGACAATGAGTTTGCGCAACGGATTCGACAGTTACAGGGGCTGTCGGGAGCAGTACCGTCGCCTTTTGATTGCTGGCTGATTAGCCGGGGGATTAAAACGCTGGGCGTTCGTGTACGGGCGCAAAGCCTCACGGCACAGTCTATCGCCGAATTTCTGGAAAGTCACCCAGCAGTAGAAAAGGTGCACTATCCAGGACTGGCCAGTCACGCTAGCCATGCGCTGGTTCAGCAGCAAATGAATGGTCCCGGAGCTATGCTGTCAGTTCAGGTAAAAGGCGGTCCCGAAGAGGCAATCCGATTTATTGGCAAGCTAAACCTGTTTACCAGAGCTACGAGTCTGGGGGGCGTTGAAAGCCTGATTGAACATCGGGCCAGCGCAGAAGGCCCCACTAGCATAACGCCCAAAAACCTGCTCCGCATGTCAGTTGGTCTGGAATACGCCGACGATTTAATTGCTGATTTGGCGCAGGCTTTGGCGTAA
- a CDS encoding NAD(P)H-dependent oxidoreductase, which produces MKITLISTSSRKNSNSLRFVSYLRHILAEEGQHEVSIVNFEHYDIPLVGQGSVKKDSLTPFQDELISAWEAADLVIFAMPEYNWTAPPQATNAIHQLGGPAFKHLFDNKVFAMVGISNGRGGRQPALDMTTVVNKIISFTSSYSIVSPKLYESHETDKNLDEHGHFNGHEVYERTARAFVEYTLNVAQRWIGVPSLVEK; this is translated from the coding sequence ATGAAAATCACCCTAATTTCCACCTCATCACGCAAAAATAGCAACTCGCTTCGCTTTGTCAGCTACCTCCGGCATATTCTGGCCGAAGAGGGTCAGCATGAGGTTTCGATTGTAAATTTTGAGCACTACGATATTCCATTAGTCGGTCAGGGATCGGTCAAAAAAGATTCGCTTACTCCTTTCCAGGACGAACTTATTAGCGCCTGGGAAGCGGCTGATCTCGTCATTTTTGCCATGCCGGAGTACAACTGGACAGCTCCCCCACAGGCTACGAACGCCATTCACCAACTGGGTGGGCCCGCCTTTAAACATCTCTTCGATAACAAGGTGTTTGCTATGGTGGGAATCTCGAACGGCCGTGGAGGTCGGCAACCGGCTCTGGATATGACAACCGTGGTGAACAAGATTATCAGTTTCACCAGTAGCTACTCCATCGTTTCACCTAAGCTCTACGAATCGCACGAAACGGATAAAAATCTGGATGAACATGGTCATTTCAACGGCCACGAAGTCTACGAACGAACCGCACGGGCTTTTGTGGAGTATACGCTGAACGTAGCCCAGCGCTGGATTGGGGTTCCGAGTTTGGTAGAAAAATAA
- a CDS encoding TonB-dependent receptor, giving the protein MTRSIHLKKVLFKAMTTTVVQLLLFGLAYSLSFARDTHAQEILNKEVSLKMESTEVWKILNRLEKQTDVKFVYSTNSIRADQKMSVNVLNGKLSKVLDELLTPLRISYEVVGTRILLRKKSTENSSFSLPSITTISLPAVASADQTVSGTISDEKGEVLPGVSVVIKGTQRGTTTDAKGQYRINVPNGSTTLIFSFVGYLPQEIVVGNQSLISVTLKVDSKSLEEVVVVGYGTQKKVNLTGAVDQVTSEVLDNRSLPNLSQGLQGTIPNLNLVMGDGKPIQSPTYNIRGTTSIGQGGSALVLIDGVEGDPSRLNPNDVATVSVLKDAASAAIYGARGAFGVVLITTKSPTKDRTSVTYSVNHSIKSPTTVPNYVTNGFLFAKMFNEGWSAWNDYSQTPQNINKTVKFSPAYLTELERRNNDPSLPKTVVDPTTGEYVYYENTDWYGELYKKNTSATEHNLSFSGSSGKADFYVTGRYYSQDGIFKYNSDDYRILSLRAKGSVQVFPWLKIGNNADFSSMKYHNPLNVGEGGSIWRNISDEGHTVAPMFNPDGTLSYSAAYTVGDFWYGKNGINMDKRVFRNTADFSTKFFDDKFRVNGNFTFQTTDNNEFRTRVPVPYSRKPGVIEYVGTNYNDLQNIYRETNYLATNLYAEYEPRFSPNHYVKVLAGYNYEQSTFKRLEVVRNGLIYENATDLNLALGQSITTSGGSEKWAIVGGFYRLNYSFKDRYLLELNGRYDGSSKFPTDQRYAFFPSVSAGWRVSNESFWKVSPKAITDLKIRGSYGSLGNGSIGSYAFQEQFSISQSARVLNGVKPQKTGQPTVIPDGLTWETSTTSDLGVDLGMLNNRLTFTGDAYIRKTTGMFTAGMTLPAVFGTSVPKGNYADLTTKGWEAVLTWRDKFQVSSKPFNYEVRLTMSDYQATIDNYNNPTKRLTTDNSTYYVGQKLGEIWGYETAGYFTSTDDVANSPKQNLYKASNTGQWLPGDIKFRDINGDGVINYGDNTVGNPGDRRIIGNSTPRYTYGIMLGADYNNFFFSAFFQGVAKQDWWPGSEAGIFWGQYNRPYNKIPEWQLGNIWSADNPNAYLPRYRGYVAQNSAGELAQAQTKYLQNAAYLRMKNIQVGYNLPRKLIQKVGMNSARVFVSGENLLSWSPLYKITRDLDIENIGRSDTVLNPSSSSSDPNNGSSGNGNNYPILKSFTMGLSATF; this is encoded by the coding sequence ATGACGAGAAGTATACACCTAAAAAAGGTTCTCTTTAAGGCCATGACGACAACGGTTGTACAATTACTACTCTTCGGTCTTGCCTACAGTTTGTCGTTTGCCCGAGACACGCACGCTCAGGAAATACTGAATAAAGAAGTAAGCCTGAAAATGGAATCGACCGAAGTTTGGAAAATTCTGAACCGGCTCGAAAAGCAGACGGATGTTAAGTTTGTGTATAGTACGAACAGCATTCGGGCCGACCAGAAAATGTCGGTGAACGTATTGAACGGGAAGTTATCGAAAGTGCTGGATGAATTACTGACTCCCCTTCGGATTTCGTATGAAGTAGTTGGTACGCGGATCTTGTTGCGTAAAAAATCGACCGAAAACTCCTCATTTTCCTTGCCGTCGATTACAACGATCTCACTTCCAGCGGTGGCTAGCGCCGATCAGACGGTGAGCGGAACAATCAGTGATGAAAAAGGCGAAGTTTTGCCCGGCGTAAGCGTGGTGATCAAAGGCACCCAGCGCGGTACAACAACCGATGCCAAAGGGCAGTACCGGATTAACGTACCCAATGGATCAACAACCCTGATTTTCTCCTTTGTTGGCTATCTGCCTCAGGAAATTGTGGTAGGGAATCAAAGCCTTATCAGCGTAACGCTCAAGGTTGATTCCAAGTCGCTGGAAGAGGTTGTAGTTGTTGGGTATGGCACCCAAAAGAAGGTTAACCTGACTGGCGCCGTTGATCAGGTAACGAGCGAAGTGCTTGATAATCGTTCGTTACCTAACCTGAGCCAGGGCTTGCAAGGAACAATTCCCAACCTCAATTTAGTGATGGGCGATGGGAAGCCCATTCAATCGCCGACCTACAACATCCGCGGGACAACCTCCATTGGGCAGGGCGGTAGTGCATTGGTTCTGATTGACGGGGTAGAAGGGGATCCAAGTCGCCTGAACCCGAACGATGTGGCCACGGTTTCGGTCCTGAAAGATGCCGCTTCTGCCGCTATTTACGGAGCAAGGGGTGCGTTTGGGGTGGTGCTGATCACTACCAAAAGTCCAACGAAAGATCGTACCAGTGTTACCTATTCGGTCAATCATTCCATCAAAAGCCCAACCACCGTTCCAAATTACGTAACGAATGGATTCCTGTTTGCCAAGATGTTCAATGAAGGCTGGTCGGCCTGGAACGACTACTCGCAAACGCCCCAGAATATCAACAAAACGGTAAAGTTTTCACCCGCATACCTGACTGAACTGGAGCGAAGGAACAACGATCCCAGCTTACCCAAGACTGTAGTTGATCCCACAACGGGCGAGTACGTGTATTATGAAAACACCGATTGGTATGGCGAACTCTACAAGAAAAACACCAGTGCCACCGAGCACAACCTGTCGTTTTCCGGGAGCAGTGGTAAAGCTGATTTTTACGTAACAGGTCGTTATTATTCGCAGGATGGCATTTTCAAGTATAATTCCGATGACTACCGGATCTTAAGCTTACGGGCCAAAGGTTCTGTTCAGGTATTTCCCTGGTTGAAGATTGGCAACAATGCCGATTTCTCGTCCATGAAGTACCACAACCCACTCAACGTTGGAGAGGGGGGCAGCATATGGCGTAACATCTCGGATGAAGGCCATACGGTTGCCCCCATGTTTAACCCCGACGGAACCTTGAGTTACTCGGCGGCTTATACAGTTGGGGATTTCTGGTATGGCAAAAATGGGATCAATATGGATAAGCGCGTGTTTCGGAACACGGCTGACTTCTCCACCAAATTCTTCGATGATAAATTTCGGGTGAACGGGAATTTTACCTTCCAGACGACCGATAATAATGAATTTCGGACGCGGGTACCCGTACCCTATAGCCGCAAACCGGGGGTGATCGAATATGTGGGGACCAACTACAACGACCTGCAGAACATCTATCGTGAAACGAACTACCTGGCAACAAACCTCTATGCCGAATATGAGCCTCGGTTCAGCCCTAATCATTACGTAAAAGTATTGGCCGGGTATAACTACGAGCAGTCGACATTTAAGCGGCTCGAAGTGGTTCGAAATGGTTTGATCTATGAAAATGCAACGGATTTAAACCTGGCCCTGGGGCAGTCGATCACAACCAGTGGTGGCTCCGAAAAATGGGCGATTGTTGGCGGGTTTTATCGGCTTAACTACTCGTTCAAAGATCGTTATCTGCTTGAGCTGAATGGCCGCTACGACGGTTCATCAAAATTCCCGACCGATCAACGCTATGCCTTCTTTCCCTCGGTTTCGGCGGGTTGGCGCGTATCGAACGAGTCGTTCTGGAAAGTATCGCCAAAAGCCATTACGGATCTAAAAATCAGAGGTTCCTATGGCTCGTTGGGGAATGGTAGTATTGGCTCGTATGCGTTTCAGGAGCAATTCTCTATTTCGCAGTCGGCTCGGGTGCTCAATGGGGTTAAACCACAGAAAACCGGTCAGCCAACGGTTATTCCCGATGGCCTGACCTGGGAAACGTCCACCACGTCTGACCTTGGTGTTGATCTGGGTATGCTGAACAATCGCTTAACCTTCACGGGCGATGCGTACATCCGTAAAACAACCGGCATGTTTACCGCAGGGATGACCCTACCTGCCGTTTTCGGAACCAGTGTACCCAAAGGTAACTATGCTGACTTAACCACAAAGGGCTGGGAAGCGGTGTTGACCTGGCGGGATAAATTTCAGGTGTCCAGCAAGCCATTTAACTATGAGGTACGCCTGACAATGTCTGATTATCAGGCAACAATTGATAACTATAACAACCCAACCAAGCGCCTGACTACCGACAATTCGACCTATTATGTTGGGCAAAAACTGGGCGAGATCTGGGGCTATGAAACCGCGGGCTATTTCACCTCTACCGATGATGTGGCTAACTCACCCAAACAAAATCTGTATAAGGCGTCTAACACGGGCCAATGGCTACCGGGCGATATTAAGTTTAGAGATATAAACGGCGATGGCGTCATCAATTACGGCGATAACACGGTTGGTAACCCCGGCGACCGTCGCATCATTGGTAACTCGACACCCCGTTATACCTACGGTATTATGCTGGGTGCCGATTATAATAACTTTTTCTTCTCAGCTTTCTTTCAGGGCGTTGCCAAACAGGACTGGTGGCCAGGTTCCGAAGCGGGGATTTTCTGGGGGCAGTATAACCGGCCCTATAACAAAATACCGGAGTGGCAATTAGGCAACATCTGGTCGGCCGATAATCCAAATGCGTACCTGCCTCGTTACCGTGGCTATGTGGCGCAGAACTCTGCGGGTGAGTTAGCACAGGCACAGACGAAATACCTTCAGAATGCGGCTTACCTGCGGATGAAAAATATTCAGGTGGGCTACAATCTACCTCGAAAACTGATCCAGAAAGTAGGTATGAACAGCGCTCGTGTGTTTGTATCAGGCGAAAATCTACTGTCATGGTCACCCCTGTACAAGATCACCCGGGACCTGGATATTGAAAATATTGGCCGGTCCGACACGGTCTTAAACCCTTCGTCAAGTAGTAGCGATCCTAATAATGGCAGCAGTGGAAACGGGAATAACTACCCAATTCTGAAGAGCTTCACCATGGGTTTATCCGCTACCTTCTAA
- a CDS encoding RagB/SusD family nutrient uptake outer membrane protein — MNTRYNWVFLIALFLVGCSELEQVPQSTASKGAVFSSTGGLDLYVNSFYDNLPSGADIIRSDEMADYSVRTQIPDFLRAGAYGPQQSTGWDWTPLRNINYFIANCNSPSVPADTRRHYIGLARFFRAYFYYEKVKRFGDVPWIGKAMNVDDPDLYKGRDPRAMVMDSVLADLNFACDNIRTTGDNTRSLITKYVAYGLKSRVCLFEGTFRKYHTSYNLGSTAEKWLTEAVNASDKVMKEGGFSLNESGGTEKSYRQLFTNNAPVTNEIMLAAVADATLSVYNDANWWWTSATYGARVSLNRTFVNTYLNIDGTPFTDKAGYQTLTFMDEVKGRDKRLQQTIRMGNYTRTNAGAVEPAPPVFSYTYTGYMPIKWSLDDTYYDGGTRNINSISMMRYAEILLNYAEAKTELGTLTNDDWTKTIGALRKRAGITTGLTTKPTVADSYLKANYFPDISDPVLLEVRRERGIELVLEGFRFPDIIRWNRGPLMEQEWNGFYVPALDKPLDLNEDGKNDVVFYKVKPATQLPGVTYVSVAETVNGVVNPQRLKNDTYGELTWLSNIPRKWDEKFYLYPIPSNDLQINPKIGQNPGW; from the coding sequence ATGAACACAAGATATAACTGGGTTTTTCTGATTGCCCTTTTTCTGGTTGGCTGTAGCGAACTGGAACAGGTACCCCAATCAACAGCGTCTAAAGGCGCCGTTTTCAGCAGCACGGGTGGCCTGGATTTATACGTAAACTCATTCTACGATAATTTGCCTTCGGGTGCCGACATCATCCGAAGTGATGAAATGGCCGATTATTCGGTCAGAACGCAGATTCCCGATTTTTTACGAGCGGGTGCGTATGGCCCTCAGCAAAGTACGGGTTGGGATTGGACGCCCCTGCGTAACATTAACTACTTCATTGCCAACTGTAACAGCCCCAGTGTTCCGGCCGATACACGTCGGCACTATATTGGTCTGGCTCGCTTTTTCAGAGCCTATTTCTACTATGAGAAAGTGAAGCGCTTTGGCGATGTTCCCTGGATCGGTAAGGCCATGAATGTGGATGATCCGGATCTATACAAAGGTCGGGACCCTCGGGCTATGGTAATGGATTCGGTACTGGCCGATCTGAACTTTGCCTGCGACAATATTAGAACCACCGGCGATAATACGCGGAGCCTGATTACCAAGTACGTAGCCTATGGCTTAAAATCAAGAGTTTGTTTATTCGAGGGGACTTTCCGCAAATACCACACTAGTTACAATCTGGGCAGCACTGCCGAAAAATGGCTTACCGAAGCCGTCAATGCATCGGACAAAGTCATGAAGGAGGGCGGGTTTAGCCTCAATGAAAGCGGTGGGACCGAAAAATCCTATCGGCAACTGTTTACCAACAACGCGCCCGTTACCAATGAAATCATGCTGGCGGCTGTGGCCGATGCCACGCTGAGCGTGTACAATGATGCTAACTGGTGGTGGACCAGTGCCACCTATGGTGCTCGGGTAAGTTTGAACAGAACCTTCGTCAATACGTACCTGAACATCGACGGGACACCCTTTACCGACAAAGCAGGCTACCAGACACTGACCTTTATGGACGAAGTGAAAGGGCGTGATAAGCGCCTGCAACAGACGATCCGGATGGGCAATTATACTCGTACAAACGCAGGTGCTGTTGAACCCGCTCCGCCCGTTTTTTCCTACACCTATACAGGTTATATGCCCATTAAGTGGTCATTGGATGATACCTATTACGATGGGGGCACGCGTAACATCAACTCCATCTCTATGATGCGGTATGCCGAGATTCTGTTGAACTACGCCGAAGCCAAAACCGAACTGGGTACACTAACCAATGATGACTGGACCAAAACGATTGGCGCGTTACGGAAACGGGCAGGAATTACGACTGGCTTAACTACGAAACCAACCGTTGCGGATTCGTATCTGAAGGCCAACTATTTTCCGGATATTTCAGACCCAGTTCTATTGGAGGTTCGTCGGGAGCGGGGTATCGAGTTGGTGCTGGAAGGCTTCCGGTTTCCCGATATTATCCGCTGGAACCGTGGGCCTTTGATGGAACAGGAGTGGAACGGGTTTTATGTGCCCGCTTTGGATAAGCCCCTGGATTTGAATGAGGATGGTAAGAATGATGTCGTTTTTTATAAAGTGAAACCAGCCACGCAATTACCAGGCGTAACCTATGTTAGTGTAGCGGAAACGGTAAACGGAGTTGTGAATCCACAGCGACTGAAAAACGATACCTATGGGGAGTTAACCTGGCTTAGTAATATTCCCCGAAAATGGGATGAGAAGTTCTATCTCTATCCCATTCCATCCAACGATTTGCAGATCAATCCGAAGATCGGTCAAAACCCAGGTTGGTAG
- a CDS encoding DUF1800 family protein — protein sequence MVSLDPYTTLLTTKTAAHLLRRATFGPTQAEIANFTGLTAAQAVQQLITNANYSPAPPVDLDHDQPTAGQTYLNKPFNHARNFDFGHYLRCWWLGLMTSQAAPPSLLDKLTLFWQNHFVTTRETVGDYRFLNQYLLLLRNNSLGSFRTLVTQITKEPAMLRYLNGNENVVGHPNENYARELQELFTVGAFDFTGNKNYTEDDVKAAAQVLTGWEYTNHELDGSTSFATTFTDAKHDSTDKTFSAHYNNTVITGRATSLPGTTSAGDAELDDLVTMLLSHPHTSRFICRKLYRWYVNPNVTQTIEDTIIGPLAQVFQEGNFAIQPVIVKLLTSQVFFDETTIGAIVKSPAELAIGAMRFFNQPVPDITTEYAAFKTYFDFVYYRMQDMQLAVLDQSSVFGYEAYYQTGYSKIWINSTTIGFRYDYTDAYVLRYLQVKPDYLMGIDVLTKATALQPNFSDVAGTPAISSVDILNGFTTNLFVYDLLPSQRDFLIDTILMQNLPRTSWIFQWNAYRTDPTDGGARYEVRSRLENLMKYMLRMAEYHIF from the coding sequence ATGGTCTCTCTGGATCCATATACAACACTGCTGACGACTAAAACGGCTGCGCACTTACTCCGGCGAGCTACCTTTGGCCCAACGCAAGCCGAAATCGCCAATTTCACGGGTTTAACGGCAGCACAGGCCGTTCAACAACTCATCACGAATGCCAATTATTCGCCAGCGCCACCTGTTGACCTGGACCATGATCAGCCAACCGCCGGGCAGACCTATTTAAATAAGCCATTTAACCATGCCCGAAACTTCGATTTTGGGCATTACCTGCGCTGCTGGTGGCTGGGGCTGATGACCTCGCAGGCAGCTCCTCCCAGCTTACTTGATAAACTGACACTATTCTGGCAAAATCATTTCGTGACAACCCGCGAAACGGTTGGTGATTACCGGTTCCTGAATCAGTATCTGTTACTATTGCGGAATAATTCGCTGGGCAGTTTCCGAACGCTGGTTACCCAAATCACTAAAGAGCCTGCCATGCTTCGCTACCTGAACGGGAATGAAAATGTGGTAGGGCATCCGAATGAGAACTATGCCCGCGAACTACAGGAACTATTTACCGTAGGGGCGTTTGATTTTACGGGGAATAAGAATTACACCGAAGATGACGTGAAAGCGGCTGCTCAGGTGCTGACGGGCTGGGAGTATACCAACCACGAACTTGACGGCTCAACAAGTTTTGCCACTACGTTCACGGATGCAAAGCATGATAGTACGGATAAAACGTTTTCTGCTCATTATAACAATACGGTCATAACTGGGCGTGCTACCTCGTTACCAGGCACAACGTCAGCGGGAGATGCTGAACTGGATGATCTGGTAACCATGCTGTTAAGTCATCCGCATACGTCCCGGTTCATCTGCCGGAAACTGTACCGTTGGTACGTAAATCCAAATGTTACTCAGACCATTGAAGATACCATCATTGGCCCGTTGGCGCAGGTTTTTCAGGAAGGCAACTTCGCTATCCAACCCGTCATAGTCAAGCTATTAACGAGTCAGGTCTTTTTCGATGAGACTACGATCGGTGCCATTGTTAAGTCGCCCGCTGAGCTGGCCATTGGAGCTATGCGGTTTTTTAATCAGCCAGTGCCCGACATCACCACCGAATACGCAGCGTTTAAAACGTACTTCGACTTTGTGTATTACCGTATGCAGGACATGCAATTGGCTGTTTTAGACCAATCTTCGGTATTTGGCTATGAAGCGTATTATCAAACCGGCTACTCGAAAATCTGGATAAATTCAACCACAATCGGCTTTCGATATGACTATACCGACGCCTACGTTCTCCGATATCTACAAGTCAAACCGGATTATCTGATGGGCATTGATGTGCTGACGAAAGCTACCGCTCTCCAGCCCAATTTTTCAGATGTAGCTGGAACACCTGCCATCTCCAGCGTGGATATCCTGAATGGCTTCACTACGAATCTATTTGTTTACGATCTGCTGCCCTCTCAACGGGATTTTCTGATTGATACCATTCTAATGCAGAACCTACCGCGCACGTCCTGGATTTTTCAATGGAATGCGTACCGGACTGATCCAACAGATGGAGGAGCCCGATATGAAGTACGGTCACGCCTGGAGAATTTGATGAAATACATGCTTCGTATGGCCGAATACCATATTTTCTGA